The proteins below are encoded in one region of Lactuca sativa cultivar Salinas chromosome 3, Lsat_Salinas_v11, whole genome shotgun sequence:
- the LOC111888100 gene encoding 1-aminocyclopropane-1-carboxylate oxidase homolog 1: MAATVASVVSGYDRQSELKAFDQTKTGVKGLVDAGIRKIPPIFFHPRDTTPKISTAAVEIPVIDLQSTHRASMVEMIREASANLGIFQVVNHGIPVSVMEEVVQGVRRFHEQTDEVKKGFYTRDLSSTFVYNSNYDLYSSPALNWRDTFFSFMAPSPPPPEKLPEVCRDIQIEYSNQVMKLGGVLFRLFSEALGLNANHLGDLDCGKGLLFSGHYYPACPQPELTMGTSNHTDDGFLAVLLQDQIGGLQIRHQNQWIDVPPTPGALVINTGDLLQMMSNDKLTSVEHRVLANEKGPRVSVACFFGTHLTPSEKVYGPIKELLSDENPARYRETTVHDYSRYTVSKGLAAGATRLHHLKL; this comes from the exons ATGGCTGCCACCGTTGCTTCAGTCGTCTCAGGCTACGATCGACAATCGGAGCTCAAAGCTTTCGACCAAACAAAAACCGGCGTCAAAGGACTCGTCGATGCCGGAATCAGGAAAATCCCTCCAATCTTCTTCCATCCCCGGGACACCACCCCCAAAATATCCACCGCTGCTGTCGAGATTCCGGTCATAGACCTTCAATCGACCCATAGAGCATCGATGGTGGAGATGATTCGTGAAGCCTCGGCGAACCTAGGTATTTTTCAGGTGGTGAATCATGGGATTCCTGTGAGTGTTATGGAGGAGGTGGTTCAAGGAGTTCGTAGATTTCACGAACAAACCGATGAGGTGAAGAAAGGGTTTTACACGAGGGATCTTTCAAGTACATTCGTGTATAACAGCAATTACGACCTGTATAGTTCCCCCGCCTTGAACTGGAGAGACACCTTCTTTTCATTCATGGCTCCGTCACCTCCGCCGCCTGAGAAATTACCGGAGGTTTGCAGAGACATTCAAATCGAGTACTCAAATCAAGTGATGAAATTAGGAGGCGTACTTTTCAGATTATTCTCAGAGGCGTTGGGATTGAACGCAAATCATCTTGGAGATCTCGATTGTGGCAAAGGGCTTTTATTCTCCGGCCATTATTACCCTGCTTGTCCACAACCAGAGCTAACCATGGGCACAAGCAATCATACAGACGACGGATTCCTAGCTGTGCTTTTACAAGATCAAATCGGAGGTCTCCAAATCCGCCATCAAAATCAATGGATTGATGTTCCTCCGACACCTGGTGCGCTTGTGATCAACACCGGAGATCTATTACAG ATGATGTCGAATGACAAATTGACGAGTGTGGAGCACAGAGTGTTGGCAAATGAGAAAGGGCCGAGAGTGTCGGTGGCGTGTTTCTTTGGCACCCATTTAACGCCGTCGGAGAAGGTGTATGGACCCATTAAAGAGCTGCTTTCCGATGAGAATCCGGCGAGATACAGGGAAACCACCGTCCATGACTACAGTCGATATACTGTCTCTAAGGGCCTTGCTGCAGGAGCTACTCGTTTGCATCATTTGAAACTCTAA